One part of the Aurantibacillus circumpalustris genome encodes these proteins:
- a CDS encoding helix-turn-helix domain-containing protein — protein sequence MKKEALLKKLGKRIQEIRKEKGITQVELANSIGKDQQSIQRLEAGGVNPSFYYLMEVAKGLDTEVEQLIKIL from the coding sequence ATGAAAAAGGAAGCACTATTAAAGAAACTAGGTAAGCGAATCCAAGAAATACGTAAGGAGAAGGGTATTACTCAGGTTGAACTAGCTAATAGCATTGGGAAGGATCAGCAGTCTATTCAGCGATTGGAAGCTGGTGGGGTTAATCCGAGTTTTTATTACCTGATGGAAGTGGCAAAGGGCCTGGACACTGAAGTTGAACAACTTATTAAAATATTGTAG
- a CDS encoding DUF2604 domain-containing protein: MPEKPKQQNQISLTFIVNGTETVVEKVNVHQPLHVAVQKALDQTGNTGRPIGDWQVIYNDQNLDANKKVEEFNFPENAVIFLSLKAGQGGI; the protein is encoded by the coding sequence ATGCCAGAAAAACCAAAACAACAAAATCAGATTTCATTGACTTTTATTGTCAACGGAACTGAGACCGTGGTTGAAAAAGTGAATGTTCACCAGCCGCTACATGTCGCCGTGCAAAAAGCATTGGATCAAACTGGAAACACTGGCCGTCCAATTGGTGATTGGCAAGTTATTTACAATGACCAAAATTTGGATGCAAACAAGAAAGTGGAGGAGTTCAACTTTCCAGAAAATGCTGTCATCTTTTTAAGTTTAAAAGCTGGGCAAGGTGGAATATAA
- a CDS encoding putative metal-binding protein, whose product MEYKEREQVTDLDVTRSKFDSEIANYKAVESIYSAKGILCNRIAFPDVYFVFAIPKLTPSPIAFSIKINFANYDFEPPSVVFVHPFTQALVKRDQIPLLFLQIGPNNPFQPLDLVQGQGEMVPFLCIPGIHEYHNHPAHSGDSWFLHRTKGEGKLIFILDQLYNHSIKTVKDYQYIVQTTNMKVQQEFTFPAITLPNINLLK is encoded by the coding sequence GTGGAATATAAGGAGAGAGAGCAAGTAACTGATTTGGATGTTACAAGAAGTAAATTCGACTCCGAAATTGCTAATTATAAGGCAGTCGAATCAATATATTCTGCCAAAGGCATCTTATGCAATCGTATTGCCTTCCCCGACGTATATTTTGTATTTGCTATTCCAAAGTTAACGCCATCTCCAATTGCATTTTCGATAAAAATTAATTTTGCGAACTATGACTTTGAGCCGCCATCAGTAGTTTTCGTGCATCCATTCACTCAAGCCTTGGTCAAAAGAGATCAAATTCCGCTGTTGTTTCTTCAGATTGGACCGAATAATCCTTTCCAACCCTTAGACCTTGTACAAGGTCAAGGAGAAATGGTGCCTTTTTTGTGTATTCCAGGTATTCACGAGTATCATAACCACCCTGCACATTCAGGCGATTCGTGGTTTCTTCATAGAACTAAGGGTGAAGGGAAGTTGATCTTTATCCTTGACCAACTGTATAACCATTCTATAAAGACGGTAAAGGATTATCAGTATATTGTACAAACTACCAACATGAAAGTTCAACAAGAGTTTACGTTCCCAGCAATCACACTACCTAACATTAATTTACTTAAATGA
- a CDS encoding E2 ligase fold family C protein, whose amino-acid sequence MAIAKYFSKDLLAINQLINSSQDSLEKILSSTKVGIGFDKNGAETKEGAFALDLITRLLARLYPNLSIIDLSKSNGKKVSALHKLAKNINSNIGLTDTLDDLDVLIVAGQTNKKPKIKGKLLFIGSDNWIGNFSLNGTISFGDSNNPFGPGVAACIGAANLFRVVFHEFFQDKGLDKNLTFSPLTCSIDDSIHNPKLKSVDLKDVSIVGIGAIGNGAIWALSKLENLTGSLNLIDSEKVSISNLQRYVMFDENDIEQKKVEVALKKFSSPKLKVNLHFGNWSSYLKERGDYNVHVVGVAIDNKKDRIGIQSSLPRKIINSYTEANLLGISRHNEFGVTACLACGYIPTQQERNYISEVAENCNIPQYVNLVKDYLNLDIPVETPRIQNTGSILDVIAQANTIQRGELDQFHGKKISQFYSEFVCGGISLSLSNSSRISNVDAPLAFQSAMAGILLAAEIIIDAGGYRNSPIKQVTHIHPLNIFNKNNPFNHQLKRDDTGRCVCSDNVFINQYKAKWQETQTTI is encoded by the coding sequence ATGGCAATAGCGAAATATTTTTCAAAGGACCTGTTGGCGATTAATCAATTAATCAACAGCAGTCAAGATAGTTTAGAAAAAATATTATCTAGTACAAAAGTTGGAATAGGTTTCGACAAAAATGGTGCTGAAACAAAAGAAGGGGCCTTTGCATTGGATCTTATCACGAGATTACTTGCCCGTCTATATCCAAATCTCTCCATAATAGATCTTTCAAAGTCCAATGGCAAGAAGGTCAGTGCGCTTCACAAGCTTGCTAAAAACATTAATTCAAATATCGGTCTTACAGATACATTAGATGATCTCGATGTCTTAATAGTTGCTGGTCAAACAAACAAAAAACCGAAAATTAAGGGTAAACTTCTTTTTATCGGATCTGATAACTGGATTGGGAACTTTTCGCTCAATGGCACAATCAGTTTTGGAGATTCAAATAATCCATTTGGACCAGGGGTGGCGGCATGCATAGGTGCAGCAAATCTTTTTCGGGTTGTATTTCATGAGTTCTTTCAAGATAAAGGGTTGGATAAAAATCTGACTTTTTCACCTCTAACTTGCTCAATAGACGATTCTATCCATAACCCTAAATTAAAATCAGTTGACTTAAAAGATGTTTCCATTGTCGGTATTGGAGCTATCGGGAATGGCGCAATTTGGGCGTTATCGAAACTGGAAAACTTAACAGGTTCATTGAACCTAATTGATAGTGAAAAGGTTTCAATATCTAATCTGCAGAGATATGTAATGTTTGATGAGAATGATATCGAACAAAAGAAAGTAGAAGTGGCGCTTAAAAAATTTTCTTCGCCGAAACTGAAAGTAAATTTACACTTTGGCAACTGGTCAAGCTATTTAAAAGAACGAGGAGATTATAATGTTCATGTTGTGGGTGTTGCGATTGACAATAAAAAGGATAGGATCGGAATACAAAGTTCACTCCCAAGAAAGATAATAAACTCATATACCGAAGCGAATTTACTGGGAATTTCAAGACATAACGAATTCGGCGTGACAGCTTGTTTGGCTTGCGGATACATTCCTACGCAACAGGAGCGAAACTACATCAGTGAGGTTGCCGAAAATTGTAACATTCCTCAATACGTCAATCTGGTAAAGGATTACTTAAATTTAGATATACCTGTTGAGACACCAAGAATTCAAAACACAGGCAGCATTCTTGATGTTATCGCTCAAGCAAATACAATTCAAAGGGGTGAGTTGGATCAGTTTCATGGAAAGAAAATTAGTCAGTTTTATTCGGAATTCGTTTGTGGCGGCATTTCATTATCATTATCAAATTCAAGCCGTATAAGTAATGTCGATGCGCCATTAGCGTTTCAATCCGCTATGGCAGGCATATTATTAGCTGCTGAAATAATCATTGATGCTGGTGGTTATAGGAATTCACCTATTAAGCAAGTCACGCACATACACCCATTAAACATTTTTAATAAAAACAATCCTTTTAACCATCAATTAAAAAGAGACGACACTGGTCGATGTGTATGTTCTGATAATGTATTTATTAACCAATACAAAGCAAAATGGCAAGAAACACAGACTACGATCTAA
- a CDS encoding 5'-methylthioadenosine/S-adenosylhomocysteine nucleosidase family protein: MKKTLSYSCVPQLIPPSPKGENRTKFCFRFKSHGYNLKGCVIQIEFDIKSKIEPSETYYFPTISNIKYVKNKFTFTLEEVGDQVLTLQILVLNSNNFEGVTVSSLTEGFEISQSQNIETQHKKIEPLSTKYHILLASALQSEIEPILKSKKIKWDYLDEQKIIKTASVKDSIGNVYNVLVFSKNQMGMPITGVALTQVIEKYKPKYVLFVGTCAGLKKDKNLNKGDVLIPEYIYCHDSGRHGKSGFKFEHRHYDVGPSLHQMANDMILNSKYNFNINTDCGFCSGASVISNAQMRDQIIKAAGRKVLGLDMEAYVIAIINQLYTDVETIVIKGIMDFGVRKNDEFKKLAISNAIKVSFDLMNYIIRKETKV, from the coding sequence ATGAAGAAAACACTTTCTTATAGTTGCGTACCACAGCTTATTCCACCCTCACCAAAGGGCGAAAATCGTACAAAATTCTGTTTTAGATTTAAGAGTCATGGTTATAACCTGAAGGGATGTGTAATCCAAATTGAGTTTGATATCAAATCAAAAATAGAGCCAAGTGAGACATATTACTTCCCTACAATAAGCAACATTAAGTATGTAAAAAACAAGTTTACCTTTACATTAGAAGAGGTCGGCGATCAGGTATTAACTCTTCAGATCCTAGTTCTAAACTCGAATAATTTTGAAGGAGTTACAGTAAGTTCTTTAACAGAAGGGTTTGAAATTAGCCAGTCTCAAAATATAGAAACGCAACATAAAAAAATTGAACCTCTTTCTACAAAGTATCACATTTTGTTAGCCTCAGCCTTGCAGAGTGAGATTGAGCCTATTTTAAAATCAAAAAAAATTAAATGGGATTACCTCGATGAACAGAAGATAATTAAGACTGCTTCGGTGAAAGATTCGATTGGAAACGTATATAATGTACTAGTATTTTCCAAAAACCAGATGGGTATGCCAATAACTGGAGTCGCTCTTACACAAGTGATTGAAAAATATAAACCAAAATATGTTCTTTTTGTGGGAACCTGCGCTGGACTAAAAAAAGATAAAAATCTAAACAAAGGAGATGTTCTAATTCCCGAATATATTTATTGCCATGATAGCGGACGGCACGGAAAAAGTGGATTTAAATTTGAGCATCGTCACTATGATGTTGGTCCAAGTTTACACCAAATGGCTAATGATATGATTCTGAATTCCAAATACAACTTCAATATAAACACGGACTGTGGCTTTTGCTCAGGAGCAAGCGTTATAAGCAATGCACAAATGCGAGATCAAATCATAAAAGCCGCAGGAAGAAAAGTGCTCGGTTTAGATATGGAGGCATATGTAATTGCTATTATAAATCAGTTGTACACCGATGTAGAAACTATCGTCATTAAGGGTATTATGGATTTTGGAGTTAGAAAAAACGACGAATTTAAAAAGCTAGCGATCTCAAATGCAATTAAAGTCTCCTTTGACCTTATGAACTATATTATTCGAAAGGAAACTAAGGTCTGA
- a CDS encoding M48 family metallopeptidase — MKKIITLFLALTFSINAQQDLKLNYAPLKSTGELPTAFTQNIRDVIKKDITELKNKKDEDRGLKSTFVTASNYEIEKIIRSGNTLINDEITIYLNKIADLVLKGNPNLRKQLNIFTLKSSVVNAYSYDKGYIFIDIGLIAQAETEAQLAYIICHEISHYTKQHHINSYVKNAEIDRRDYYGKSSEDRIIEKCQYSKENESEADIEGFKLFERTPYNLKQAEKSFDMLQYAHLPFELMEFNKTYFESENYVLPKTYFLTELASIKDNSNEDDTKHTHPNTKKRKQAIAEIVSNRDNTNRINSAIGQEKFDYIRDLSRFELCRLYLKNRDYPNALYAAYIMSLKYPSNEYLAEVVSKCLYAIALYNKSEISYTSNSYLNNGLPGYKEIESYPQQLYYLISKMPENEWTVMSLNYVYRAHKKYPNNKALGSFSDSLFNLIKRTKWGLGDFARAPKKVKEEVKQDSSTTTIQAVPKELRSKTDLIASLQKERMTAGDDTVYYKEVFVDLLVNDNEFKEKFPSSGSTESLSRSGFSSYNSYKSATRKNNIKTQIKVEKVLLLEPYFIKIDETKKQEIQYVTSDKKQEDYSTIINKCAESLNFELITIDPAMLSSKEVDKINDYSVINDWFDEKFDTDKEKNIILNTDDIATVIAKYGTQYVLKTGVATIVTRSARKITYFYGFLFDVKSNELVYRKYEYFKTKDRKDLVNAKTYQMLYELKHPIKK; from the coding sequence ATGAAAAAAATTATCACTTTATTTTTGGCTTTAACTTTTTCGATTAATGCTCAACAGGATCTTAAATTAAACTACGCACCTTTAAAATCAACAGGTGAATTGCCAACAGCTTTTACTCAAAATATACGCGATGTTATTAAAAAGGATATTACGGAATTAAAAAATAAAAAGGATGAAGACAGAGGTTTAAAGTCAACTTTTGTAACCGCATCAAATTATGAAATTGAAAAAATCATTAGAAGTGGTAATACACTTATTAACGATGAAATAACGATTTATCTTAACAAAATAGCAGACCTTGTTCTAAAGGGTAATCCTAACCTTCGTAAACAGCTAAATATTTTTACATTAAAATCATCGGTAGTAAATGCCTATAGTTATGACAAAGGATATATATTTATTGACATTGGATTAATTGCTCAGGCAGAAACTGAAGCGCAACTAGCCTATATTATTTGTCATGAAATTTCTCACTACACTAAACAACACCATATAAATAGCTATGTAAAAAATGCAGAAATCGACCGTAGAGATTATTACGGTAAAAGTAGTGAAGATCGAATTATTGAAAAGTGCCAGTATTCTAAAGAAAACGAGAGCGAGGCGGATATAGAAGGGTTTAAATTATTTGAACGCACACCTTATAATCTAAAGCAAGCTGAAAAGTCGTTTGATATGCTTCAATACGCACACCTTCCATTCGAGTTAATGGAATTTAATAAAACATATTTCGAAAGTGAAAATTATGTTTTACCAAAAACATATTTTTTAACGGAATTAGCCTCGATTAAAGACAATTCAAATGAGGACGATACAAAACATACACACCCTAACACCAAAAAGCGCAAACAAGCAATTGCCGAAATTGTAAGTAACCGTGATAATACGAATCGAATAAACTCGGCTATTGGACAAGAAAAGTTTGATTACATACGCGACTTATCTCGCTTCGAACTTTGCAGACTTTATTTAAAAAATAGAGACTATCCAAATGCTTTGTATGCTGCTTATATCATGTCGTTAAAGTACCCGTCAAATGAATATTTGGCTGAAGTGGTTTCTAAATGTCTTTATGCAATCGCGCTGTACAATAAAAGTGAAATAAGTTATACTAGTAATTCATATCTTAATAACGGACTGCCGGGTTATAAAGAAATAGAAAGCTACCCGCAGCAACTTTATTATCTTATTTCTAAAATGCCTGAAAACGAATGGACGGTTATGTCTTTAAATTATGTTTACAGAGCTCACAAAAAATATCCAAACAACAAGGCACTTGGTTCTTTTTCGGATAGCTTGTTTAACTTAATAAAAAGAACCAAATGGGGACTAGGTGATTTTGCACGAGCCCCAAAGAAGGTAAAAGAGGAAGTGAAACAAGATAGTTCAACAACGACTATTCAAGCGGTTCCAAAAGAACTACGTTCGAAAACGGACCTCATTGCAAGTCTGCAAAAAGAAAGAATGACAGCAGGAGACGACACTGTTTATTATAAAGAGGTATTTGTTGATTTACTTGTAAATGATAATGAGTTTAAAGAAAAATTTCCTTCGTCTGGATCAACTGAAAGCTTGAGTAGGTCGGGTTTCAGTTCGTATAACTCTTACAAATCTGCAACTCGAAAAAATAATATTAAAACTCAAATTAAAGTCGAAAAAGTTTTATTACTAGAACCATATTTTATAAAAATTGATGAAACAAAAAAGCAGGAAATTCAATATGTGACTTCAGATAAAAAACAAGAGGATTATAGCACAATAATTAATAAATGTGCGGAAAGTTTAAATTTTGAATTAATTACAATTGATCCGGCAATGTTGAGCAGTAAAGAAGTAGATAAAATAAATGATTACTCTGTTATCAATGATTGGTTTGATGAAAAATTTGATACGGATAAAGAGAAAAATATTATTCTAAATACAGATGATATTGCTACTGTTATTGCTAAATACGGAACCCAGTATGTTCTAAAAACCGGCGTTGCAACAATAGTTACCCGCAGCGCAAGGAAGATAACTTATTTTTATGGCTTTTTGTTTGATGTAAAGAGTAACGAACTTGTTTATCGCAAGTATGAGTATTTTAAAACAAAAGATAGAAAAGATCTTGTGAATGCAAAAACCTATCAAATGCTTTATGAATTAAAGCACCCAATTAAGAAATAA
- a CDS encoding YceD family protein has translation MGKSQYIIQFGGLPVGLHDFEFDVNDSFFNRVENSEVQKADIQVDATLTKQNNLLQMHFNIYGTVGVDCDRCLKAFDFPIDAEGDLVIKHGKPEESTDEILVIPEGDEEFDVSHYLYEYIILAIPARRVPCEIDEKSFKCDYETLNKLNNLITDSEEGSESENNPMWEQLNKIKFNKN, from the coding sequence ATGGGAAAAAGTCAGTACATAATACAGTTTGGCGGACTACCTGTAGGTTTACACGATTTTGAATTTGATGTAAACGATTCGTTCTTTAATAGAGTTGAAAATAGTGAGGTTCAAAAAGCAGACATTCAGGTGGATGCTACTTTAACCAAACAAAATAACTTACTTCAGATGCACTTTAATATTTACGGAACAGTAGGTGTTGATTGCGACAGATGTTTGAAAGCGTTTGATTTTCCAATCGATGCAGAAGGAGATTTAGTTATTAAGCACGGCAAACCTGAAGAAAGCACCGATGAAATTTTGGTAATACCAGAAGGTGATGAAGAGTTTGATGTATCGCACTATTTATACGAATATATTATTTTAGCAATACCGGCGCGTCGTGTACCCTGCGAAATTGATGAAAAAAGTTTCAAATGTGATTACGAAACGCTCAATAAACTAAATAACCTGATAACGGATTCTGAAGAAGGGTCAGAATCAGAAAACAACCCCATGTGGGAACAACTAAATAAAATAAAATTTAATAAAAATTAA
- the rpmF gene encoding 50S ribosomal protein L32 — protein sequence MSRSRRDSRRATYKAPTMTISKDSTTGEAHLMHRAHWFEGKLYYKGNVVMEKKA from the coding sequence ATGTCACGCTCACGTAGAGATTCACGTCGCGCTACATACAAAGCACCAACTATGACCATCTCAAAAGATTCAACAACCGGCGAAGCGCATTTGATGCACCGTGCACATTGGTTTGAAGGAAAACTTTACTACAAGGGAAACGTAGTAATGGAGAAAAAGGCATAA
- a CDS encoding sensor histidine kinase, translating into MKKVFYKILHFGTEPQHSSHDLRRIKTVNLLNLLVIFFLLIGFVNYFILETELKVIPSLVFISLASFSLVLSVYRKTNLSFLLFTLNVNLSIFFVNKCYPLSVGSYVFYYPVIVSIVLLNKPSIKDRYAMLHFSMCVLFFLASLFIDVPEWRLKNLTEHQIKLLLYFNIGIAAVLTGLLSGLMNRLISNQNKEILLQNKNLTLAKKEINLSLKEKEILLAELHHRVKNNLAIISGLLNLQEDSISNEEAKKIISDSKTRIMSMALVHKMLYENNELKSIDLGKYASELIYELFYSFNLLKTVTINEDFVAISIPVNKSIPLGLILNEVVTNCIKYTFKSSQNKQGVFDISLRLKGNSATLVAKDNGSGFPKDFNEDADNQSLGIFLIKTLAEQIDGNVRFSNEQGAKIELNFNLS; encoded by the coding sequence TTGAAAAAGGTATTCTATAAAATTCTTCATTTCGGCACCGAACCTCAACACTCGTCGCATGATTTACGTAGAATTAAAACAGTAAACCTTTTAAATCTTTTAGTCATTTTTTTTCTTCTCATCGGTTTTGTAAATTATTTTATTCTTGAAACCGAATTAAAAGTTATTCCTTCTCTTGTTTTCATTTCTTTAGCGAGTTTTTCGTTGGTTTTAAGTGTTTATCGAAAAACAAACTTATCTTTTCTTCTTTTTACACTTAACGTAAACCTGTCTATTTTTTTTGTAAATAAATGTTACCCTTTAAGCGTAGGCTCTTACGTGTTTTATTACCCTGTTATTGTCAGCATTGTTCTTTTAAACAAACCTTCTATCAAGGATAGATATGCCATGCTGCATTTTAGTATGTGCGTTCTGTTTTTTTTAGCCTCATTATTTATTGATGTTCCTGAATGGAGGCTGAAGAATTTAACAGAGCATCAGATAAAACTTCTTTTATATTTCAATATTGGTATTGCTGCTGTTTTAACAGGTCTTTTAAGTGGCCTTATGAATCGTTTGATTTCAAACCAGAATAAGGAAATTTTGCTGCAAAATAAAAACTTAACCCTTGCAAAAAAAGAAATTAATCTTTCATTGAAAGAAAAAGAAATTCTGCTAGCTGAATTACATCATCGTGTAAAAAACAATCTAGCAATTATTTCAGGGCTTCTAAATTTACAAGAAGACTCCATTTCCAATGAGGAAGCTAAAAAAATTATTAGTGATAGTAAAACCCGTATTATGAGTATGGCCCTTGTGCATAAGATGCTATATGAAAATAACGAGTTAAAATCTATTGATTTAGGTAAGTATGCCTCTGAACTTATTTATGAATTATTTTACTCTTTCAACCTTTTAAAAACCGTAACAATTAATGAAGATTTTGTTGCAATTTCTATTCCGGTTAATAAATCAATTCCTTTGGGTCTTATTCTCAATGAAGTGGTTACAAATTGCATCAAATACACATTCAAATCTTCGCAAAACAAACAGGGTGTTTTTGATATTAGTCTACGCCTAAAGGGTAATTCGGCGACGCTAGTCGCTAAGGACAATGGATCAGGGTTTCCAAAGGATTTTAACGAAGATGCCGACAATCAGTCATTAGGAATTTTCCTTATAAAAACCCTTGCTGAACAAATTGATGGAAATGTTCGTTTTTCAAACGAGCAAGGTGCCAAAATAGAACTAAACTTTAATCTCAGTTAA
- the plsX gene encoding phosphate acyltransferase PlsX codes for MKIGFDILGGDFAPKNCLDGLVMASKELPSDVTLVLIGDSVMAKEYFIKNGISSDQFEYVHTTDVIEMGEHPTRAFSQKPNSTISLGYKLLKEKKIDAFASSGNTGAMLVGAMFTVKVIPGIIRPCITSVLPKENGGIALVLDVGTNADCKPDVLYQFGILGSICAKEVYKINTPKIGLLNIGGEPEKGNLVTQATHALMKESKDFNFVGNVEGREVFSDKADVIVCEGFVGNILLKTAEAFFDLIKSRNRSDDYFDKFNYEIYGGTPILGINANVLIGHGISSALAFKNMLLLCKDVVDAKLNDKIERIFQ; via the coding sequence ATGAAGATTGGCTTTGATATTTTAGGTGGGGATTTTGCCCCGAAAAACTGCTTAGATGGTCTTGTTATGGCTTCCAAAGAGCTTCCCTCTGACGTAACACTAGTGTTAATTGGAGATAGCGTTATGGCAAAAGAATATTTTATTAAAAACGGCATTAGTAGCGATCAGTTTGAGTATGTTCACACCACAGATGTCATTGAAATGGGAGAGCATCCAACAAGAGCATTTTCACAAAAACCCAACAGTACAATTTCTTTAGGGTATAAATTATTGAAAGAAAAAAAAATCGATGCTTTTGCAAGTTCCGGTAATACTGGCGCAATGCTAGTTGGAGCCATGTTCACTGTAAAAGTAATTCCTGGAATTATCCGCCCTTGCATCACATCTGTTTTACCGAAAGAAAATGGCGGTATAGCACTTGTACTAGATGTGGGAACAAATGCAGATTGTAAACCAGATGTATTATATCAATTTGGTATTTTAGGGTCGATCTGCGCCAAAGAAGTTTATAAAATTAACACCCCAAAAATAGGTTTACTAAATATTGGTGGGGAGCCTGAAAAGGGGAACCTTGTAACTCAAGCTACACATGCTCTTATGAAAGAATCGAAAGATTTTAATTTCGTGGGGAATGTGGAAGGAAGGGAGGTTTTTTCAGATAAAGCAGATGTAATCGTGTGTGAAGGGTTTGTAGGAAACATTCTTCTTAAAACGGCTGAGGCATTTTTCGACCTTATTAAAAGTCGTAACCGAAGTGACGATTATTTTGATAAATTTAATTACGAAATATATGGGGGAACTCCTATATTAGGAATAAACGCAAATGTACTAATTGGTCACGGTATCTCGAGCGCGCTTGCTTTTAAAAACATGTTGTTGCTTTGTAAAGATGTGGTGGATGCCAAATTGAATGATAAAATAGAACGAATTTTTCAATGA
- a CDS encoding beta-ketoacyl-ACP synthase III, with translation MMTKAAITAVAGYLPENILTNSDLEKMIDTTDEWITTRTGIKERHIENDPGKATSDMAVEAVKLLCKKSGMGVEEIDLLICGTVTPDMVFPATSNIICAKLGAKNAWGFDLGAACSGFIYGLSVGAQFIETGKYKKVVVVGADMMSRIIDYEDRATCVIFGDGAGAVLLEPTKEEVGILDFILHADGNGAAHLHMKAGGSLRPPSHETVDSKMHFVHQEGQAVFKHAVYNMAEVSAKIMEQNDLKAEDVTWLAAHQANKRIIDATASRMGIGKEKVMMNIENYGNTTAGTIPLLLWDYEKQLKKGDNIILSAFGGGFTWGAIYLKWAYDGSKIGK, from the coding sequence ATGATGACTAAAGCTGCAATTACAGCCGTGGCAGGATACTTGCCAGAAAATATTCTTACAAATTCCGATCTCGAAAAAATGATCGATACTACAGATGAGTGGATAACTACACGCACTGGAATTAAAGAAAGACACATAGAAAACGATCCTGGAAAAGCCACTTCAGATATGGCCGTGGAAGCTGTTAAACTGCTTTGTAAAAAAAGCGGAATGGGTGTTGAGGAAATTGATTTACTCATTTGTGGCACCGTAACGCCCGATATGGTTTTTCCCGCAACATCAAATATTATCTGCGCAAAACTGGGCGCAAAAAATGCATGGGGTTTTGATTTGGGAGCCGCCTGTTCAGGTTTCATATATGGATTATCAGTAGGTGCACAGTTCATCGAAACAGGGAAATACAAAAAAGTAGTGGTGGTTGGTGCTGACATGATGAGTCGCATTATTGATTACGAAGACAGAGCTACCTGTGTTATTTTTGGAGATGGTGCCGGAGCAGTTTTGCTTGAACCGACCAAAGAAGAGGTTGGAATACTTGATTTTATTTTACATGCCGATGGTAATGGCGCTGCACATCTACACATGAAGGCGGGTGGATCTCTCAGACCTCCCAGTCATGAAACTGTAGATAGCAAAATGCATTTTGTTCATCAGGAAGGTCAAGCTGTTTTTAAACACGCGGTATACAACATGGCTGAGGTGAGTGCTAAAATCATGGAACAAAATGACTTAAAGGCTGAAGACGTAACTTGGCTGGCTGCTCATCAAGCTAATAAACGCATTATTGACGCCACTGCTTCTCGCATGGGCATTGGTAAAGAAAAAGTAATGATGAATATTGAAAACTACGGTAATACTACTGCTGGCACAATACCTTTGTTGTTATGGGACTACGAAAAACAGCTGAAAAAAGGCGACAATATTATTCTTTCTGCATTTGGTGGAGGGTTTACCTGGGGTGCTATTTACCTTAAATGGGCTTACGACGGAAGTAAAATTGGCAAATAG